In Candidatus Desulfatibia profunda, the DNA window GTCGACAACATGCCGGTTGCGCTGCTCCCAAAGTTTTTGGAACTGCCGATTCAAAGCGGCACTGAAATTGCCGGGCTTGCATTTGTGATGGACCTGCGAGAAAAGGGCTTTCTTTCCAAATATACATCAATCTTTGAATCCATCAGAAAGAAGGGACACAATTTCATCATCCTTTTTCTTGAAGCCGATGAAGATATTCTGCTGCATCGTTACAGCCAAACGCGCAGGCATCATCCGCTGTCTCAGGGCAAAAGCTTGTTGGACGGCATACGGATGGAAAAGGAGCAACTGAAAAACCTCAGGAAAGCTGCCGACAAGATTATTGATACTTCCCATTACAATGCTCACGAGCTGAAATCCATCCTCAAAGATATCGTGCACAAAAGTGTGAAGCTTGCGCCCATGAAGATTAATATCCTGTCGTTCGGTTTCAAATACGGCATTCCTTCCGATGCCGACCTGATCATAGATGTGCGCTTTCTTGCCAATCCGCATTTTGTTCCTGAACTTAAAGACCTGAATGGAAAAGACGCAGAAGTTAAGAATTATGTCCTGAATAACGATGAATC includes these proteins:
- the rapZ gene encoding RNase adapter RapZ; protein product: MKKLKIIIITGLSGSGKSTAIAALEDVEFYCVDNMPVALLPKFLELPIQSGTEIAGLAFVMDLREKGFLSKYTSIFESIRKKGHNFIILFLEADEDILLHRYSQTRRHHPLSQGKSLLDGIRMEKEQLKNLRKAADKIIDTSHYNAHELKSILKDIVHKSVKLAPMKINILSFGFKYGIPSDADLIIDVRFLANPHFVPELKDLNGKDAEVKNYVLNNDESRRFLQKYLDLLDYLIPLYEKEGKAYLTIAVGCTGGRHRSVTIAESILEHITKSEKKIIVTHRDIEQ